Proteins found in one Coleofasciculus chthonoplastes PCC 7420 genomic segment:
- a CDS encoding DUF5132 domain-containing protein, which yields MSESGEVFEDIVAEAKAELAEQKNQAELEPAPNSEG from the coding sequence ATCTCAGAATCTGGCGAAGTTTTTGAAGACATCGTGGCAGAAGCAAAGGCAGAATTGGCTGAACAAAAAAACCAAGCCGAATTGGAACCCGCGCCGAATAGTGAAGGTTAA